The proteins below come from a single Serpentinimonas raichei genomic window:
- a CDS encoding aminoglycoside phosphotransferase family protein translates to MTPAPQSVGEPISWSDPARAAAFGLWLAEQASAHGLVPASLRLASADASFRRYLRLDRHGGGSCIVMDAPPAQEDCRPFVQVAALLREAGVRVPEVLAWQPELGFMLLSDLGQQTLLDALDAQQPEAALPYFKDALAALLSWQQASRSGLLPAYDATLLRRELQLFPDWYLGRHKGFTLSAAQTQTLAQSFDLIVQRNLAAPQGFVHRDYMPRNLMLPHAGFDPRDPQRRLGVLDFQDAVYGPLSYDIASLMRDAFLSWDEDVVLDVTVRYWEQARRTGLLDFEDWGRDFGSFYRAVDWMALQRHLKVAGIFARLTLRDGKPKYLADAPRFIHYIRSTALRYRELTPLLRLIDEVEGWQGASGFAYGRV, encoded by the coding sequence ATGACTCCTGCCCCCCAGTCCGTTGGCGAACCCATTTCTTGGAGCGACCCGGCGCGTGCCGCCGCCTTTGGCCTCTGGCTGGCCGAGCAGGCCAGCGCACACGGCCTCGTGCCCGCCAGCCTGCGCCTGGCTTCGGCCGACGCCAGCTTCAGGCGCTATCTGCGCCTCGATCGCCACGGCGGCGGCAGTTGTATCGTGATGGACGCCCCACCGGCGCAGGAAGACTGCCGCCCCTTCGTGCAAGTGGCGGCGCTGTTGCGCGAGGCTGGGGTGCGCGTGCCCGAGGTGCTGGCCTGGCAGCCCGAGCTCGGCTTCATGCTGCTGAGCGACCTGGGCCAGCAGACCCTGCTCGACGCGCTCGATGCGCAGCAGCCCGAAGCCGCGCTGCCCTACTTCAAAGACGCCCTCGCCGCCCTGCTGTCCTGGCAACAAGCCAGCCGGTCCGGCCTGCTGCCCGCTTACGACGCCACGCTGCTGCGGCGCGAGCTGCAACTGTTCCCCGACTGGTACCTGGGGCGGCACAAGGGGTTCACGCTCTCGGCGGCGCAGACGCAGACGCTGGCGCAGAGCTTTGATCTGATCGTGCAGCGCAACCTGGCGGCCCCGCAGGGCTTCGTGCACCGCGACTACATGCCGCGCAACCTGATGCTGCCGCACGCCGGCTTCGACCCCCGCGACCCGCAGCGCCGCCTGGGCGTGCTCGATTTCCAAGACGCCGTCTATGGCCCGCTCAGCTACGACATCGCCAGCCTGATGCGCGACGCCTTCCTGAGCTGGGACGAAGACGTGGTGCTGGACGTGACGGTGCGCTACTGGGAGCAGGCGCGCCGCACCGGCTTGCTCGATTTCGAAGACTGGGGCCGCGACTTTGGCAGCTTTTACCGCGCAGTGGACTGGATGGCGCTGCAGCGGCACCTGAAAGTGGCGGGCATTTTTGCGCGCCTGACCTTGCGCGACGGCAAGCCCAAATACCTCGCCGATGCGCCGCGCTTTATCCACTACATCCGCAGCACCGCCTTGCGCTACCGCGAACTCACGCCGCTGCTGCGCCTGATCGACGAAGTCGAAGGCTGGCAAGGGGCCAGCGGCTTCGCCTACGGCCGCGTCTGA
- a CDS encoding 16S rRNA (uracil(1498)-N(3))-methyltransferase: MPRIHHPEPLHVGQTLDLGAAAVRHVQVLRLQPGDTLTLFGGFEHGGECLAEVLQMGRNRVQVQVQTLRAGGREPQRSVHLAVGMPANERMDWLVEKATELGVASIQPLHTERSVLRLQAERASKKVAHWQAVAVSACEQCGGNRVPLVHPVQSLLGWLQALGAAPGLDEPWRAVLSLAPGSQPWPAALAQVQPGTRPLCLVLGPEGGLAAAEERALRDNGFAPVSLGPRVLRSETAALAALALALAG, encoded by the coding sequence ATGCCGCGCATTCACCACCCCGAGCCGCTGCACGTCGGCCAGACGCTGGATCTGGGCGCGGCGGCGGTGCGCCATGTGCAGGTGTTGCGCCTGCAGCCGGGCGACACGCTGACCCTTTTCGGCGGCTTCGAGCACGGCGGCGAGTGCCTAGCCGAGGTGCTGCAAATGGGGCGCAACCGGGTCCAGGTGCAGGTGCAGACGCTGCGTGCGGGTGGGCGCGAGCCGCAGCGGTCGGTGCATCTGGCAGTGGGCATGCCGGCCAACGAACGCATGGACTGGCTGGTCGAGAAGGCCACCGAACTCGGCGTGGCCAGCATCCAGCCGCTGCACACCGAGCGCAGCGTACTGCGCCTGCAAGCCGAGCGCGCCAGCAAAAAAGTGGCGCACTGGCAGGCGGTGGCGGTGAGCGCTTGCGAGCAGTGCGGCGGCAACCGGGTGCCGCTGGTGCACCCGGTGCAATCCCTGCTGGGGTGGTTGCAGGCCTTGGGTGCCGCGCCGGGGCTGGATGAGCCTTGGCGCGCCGTGCTGTCGCTGGCCCCGGGCAGCCAGCCTTGGCCGGCTGCGCTGGCGCAGGTGCAGCCGGGCACGCGGCCGCTGTGTCTGGTGCTGGGGCCCGAAGGGGGGCTGGCGGCGGCAGAGGAGCGAGCGCTGCGGGACAACGGTTTTGCCCCGGTCAGCTTGGGGCCACGGGTGCTGCGCAGCGAGACGGCGGCGCTGGCGGCGCTGGCTTTGGCGCTGGCGGGCTAG